One Hydrogenophaga crassostreae genomic region harbors:
- a CDS encoding Kae1-like domain-containing protein, with protein sequence MALSDRRATMPRAALPTVLAVGAWLKNTACLLVAGEPRWSAVHGDLSDPAACTGLEASVCQLLAMHGRSIAAVAHDLHPDFFSTQLAVEFAAKLGVPAIGVQHHHAHIAAVVAEHGIEGPVIGLALDGVGLGTDGAAWGGELLWVQGSQWARLGHLQPLALPGGDRAAREPWRMAASALHVLGRGEEISCRFAPTVGASMAGGVQQMLERGLNCPFTSSTGRWFDAAAGALGLCLHQTDEAQAAIALESGAQRWLAQHQHPKTDPLPGASVDAHNRLVLGGLLAHLFDLPEAHRDQAAAGFHLALADALADWAIRAATSRGSRTVCLGGGCFFNRILCERVTARLQAAGLAVFRPIDKGCGDAGLALGQAWVAAQQLVTHPRQDSPEKEIEPCV encoded by the coding sequence ATGGCGCTCTCTGATCGCCGGGCCACCATGCCGCGCGCCGCGTTGCCCACCGTTCTCGCTGTTGGCGCATGGCTGAAGAACACCGCCTGCCTGCTGGTGGCCGGGGAGCCCAGGTGGTCGGCTGTGCACGGCGATCTCAGCGATCCAGCGGCTTGCACGGGGCTGGAAGCCTCTGTGTGCCAACTGCTGGCCATGCATGGCCGGTCCATTGCGGCGGTGGCGCACGACCTGCATCCCGATTTTTTCAGCACCCAACTCGCTGTGGAATTCGCTGCCAAGCTGGGGGTGCCCGCCATCGGGGTGCAACACCACCACGCGCACATTGCGGCGGTGGTGGCCGAACACGGGATCGAAGGCCCAGTGATTGGACTGGCACTCGACGGCGTCGGCCTCGGAACCGACGGAGCTGCCTGGGGCGGCGAACTGCTCTGGGTGCAGGGTTCGCAATGGGCGCGGCTGGGGCACTTGCAGCCACTGGCCCTGCCCGGAGGGGACCGTGCGGCGCGTGAGCCCTGGCGCATGGCGGCCAGCGCTTTGCATGTATTGGGCCGTGGTGAGGAAATTTCGTGTCGCTTCGCGCCGACGGTGGGGGCCAGCATGGCCGGAGGCGTGCAGCAGATGCTGGAGCGTGGACTGAACTGCCCGTTCACCAGCAGCACCGGGCGCTGGTTCGATGCAGCCGCCGGCGCGCTGGGCCTCTGCTTGCACCAGACCGACGAAGCCCAGGCGGCGATCGCATTGGAGTCCGGTGCCCAACGCTGGCTGGCCCAGCACCAGCACCCCAAGACCGATCCGCTGCCCGGCGCCTCGGTCGATGCACACAACCGCTTGGTGCTCGGCGGGCTTTTGGCTCACCTGTTTGATCTGCCCGAGGCGCACCGGGACCAGGCTGCCGCAGGATTCCACCTGGCACTCGCCGATGCGCTGGCCGACTGGGCCATCCGTGCCGCGACATCGCGCGGTAGCCGCACCGTCTGCCTCGGCGGCGGCTGTTTTTTCAATCGCATTTTGTGCGAGCGCGTGACTGCACGCCTGCAGGCTGCAGGCTTGGCCGTGTTCCGTCCTATAGACAAAGGCTGCGGCGACGCCGGTCTGGCGCTCGGCCAGGCCTGGGTGGCGGCTCAG
- the hypB gene encoding hydrogenase nickel incorporation protein HypB — MCVVCGCSDTSPAHARHLKTHGVEPGVVQIDPARGDLHFGAGAARVSVPGMSQARAIKLETDILGANNRVAQQNRDHFEAHGVTTLNLVSSPGSGKTTLLCATIEALKARSPALHVAVIEGDQQTSFDADRIRATGAPAVQVNTGKGCHLDAPMVSEAFAQLHSHDHAHGDHHHDHGADHNLLFIENVGNLVCPAVWDLGEAAKVAVLSVTEGEDKPLKYPDMFAASQLMVLNKIDLLPHVRFDVARCIELARRVNPAIEVIQLSATTGEGMDAWLHWLDHAMGHDHHHRDHGETGHTAALRLRVRQLETELASAKAALSSDGAL; from the coding sequence ATGTGCGTAGTTTGTGGGTGCAGTGACACCAGCCCGGCTCACGCCCGGCATCTGAAAACCCATGGGGTCGAACCCGGCGTGGTGCAGATCGACCCTGCCCGTGGCGACCTGCACTTTGGCGCCGGTGCGGCCCGGGTCTCCGTGCCCGGCATGAGCCAGGCGCGCGCAATCAAGCTGGAGACCGACATCTTGGGCGCCAACAACCGCGTGGCCCAACAGAACCGCGACCACTTCGAAGCCCATGGGGTAACCACCCTGAATCTGGTGTCCAGCCCGGGATCGGGCAAGACCACGCTGCTGTGCGCCACCATAGAAGCGCTCAAGGCGCGATCGCCTGCACTGCACGTTGCTGTGATCGAGGGCGACCAGCAGACCAGCTTCGACGCCGACCGCATCCGCGCCACTGGTGCGCCTGCGGTCCAGGTCAACACGGGCAAGGGTTGTCACCTTGATGCACCCATGGTGAGCGAGGCGTTTGCCCAGTTGCACAGCCATGATCACGCACATGGCGACCACCATCATGATCACGGTGCAGATCACAACCTGTTGTTCATCGAAAACGTCGGCAACCTGGTGTGTCCCGCCGTGTGGGACCTGGGCGAAGCCGCCAAGGTGGCAGTCCTCTCGGTGACCGAGGGCGAAGACAAGCCACTTAAATACCCCGACATGTTTGCTGCGTCCCAGCTTATGGTGCTCAACAAGATCGATCTGCTGCCACATGTTCGCTTCGACGTGGCACGCTGCATTGAGCTCGCGCGTCGCGTGAACCCTGCGATCGAAGTCATCCAGCTCTCTGCCACCACAGGCGAAGGCATGGACGCCTGGCTGCATTGGCTCGATCACGCCATGGGCCACGACCACCACCATCGCGACCACGGGGAAACAGGCCATACTGCCGCATTGCGCTTGCGCGTGCGGCAGTTGGAAACCGAACTCGCCAGCGCCAAAGCCGCGCTTTCATCCGATGGCGCTCTCTGA
- a CDS encoding hydrogenase maturation nickel metallochaperone HypA/HybF, with the protein MHEASLAGGVLQLVEETAVREGFSRLLVLRLEAGQLAGVDVRALRFALESLAPDTVLDGAAFEIEEPPGQAWCMGCSHTVAISMRGDACPACGGYQLQPTGGLELRVLDMQVSDD; encoded by the coding sequence ATGCATGAAGCCAGTCTGGCCGGCGGCGTGTTACAGCTGGTGGAGGAGACGGCCGTACGCGAGGGTTTTTCGCGGTTGCTGGTGTTGCGGCTCGAGGCGGGTCAACTGGCGGGCGTGGATGTGCGGGCGCTGCGGTTTGCACTGGAGAGCCTGGCACCCGACACGGTGCTCGATGGCGCGGCGTTCGAGATCGAAGAACCGCCTGGCCAGGCGTGGTGCATGGGTTGCAGCCATACGGTTGCCATCTCGATGCGCGGCGACGCTTGCCCTGCGTGTGGTGGTTATCAGTTGCAGCCCACTGGAGGCTTGGAGCTGCGGGTGCTGGACATGCAGGTCAGCGACGATTGA